The Macaca fascicularis isolate 582-1 chromosome 1, T2T-MFA8v1.1 genome includes a window with the following:
- the PFDN2 gene encoding prefoldin subunit 2 isoform X4 has product MELNEHSLVIDTLKEVDETRKCYRMVGGVLVERTVKEVLPALENNKEQIQKIIETLTQQLQAKGKELNEFREKHNIRLMGEDEKPAAKENSEGAGAKASSAGVLVS; this is encoded by the exons ATGGAGTTGAATGAGCACAG CCTAGTGATCGATACACTGAAGGAGGTAGATGAAACTCGTAAGTGCTACCGCATGGTTGGAGGAGTGCTGGTGGAGCGAACTGTCAAAGAGGTGCTGCCTGCTTTGGAGAACAACAAGGAGCAG ATACAGAAGATCATTGAGACATTGACACAGCAGCTTCAGGCAAAAGGAAAAGAACTAAATGAATTCCGGGAAAAGCACAACATTCGTCTCATGGGAGAAGATGAGAAGCCAGCAGCCAAGGAAAACTCAGAAGGGGCTGGGGCTAAGGCCAGCTCAGCTGGAGTGTTGGTCTCCTAG
- the KLHDC9 gene encoding kelch domain-containing protein 9 isoform X3: protein MEKLARLVSSGQGSQKGPHGLRHHSCSVVGPFAVLFGGETLTRARDTICNDLYIYDTRTSPPLWFHFPCADRGMKRVGHRTCLWNDQLYLVGGFGEDGRTASPQVCVLDFLI from the exons ATGGAAAAGCTTGCAAGGCTTGTGAGCAGTGGGCAGGGGTCCCAGAAGGGGCCCCATGGACTACGGCATCACTCGTGTTCTGTGGTTGGGCCCTTTGCTGTGCTGTTTGGTGGAGAAACTCTGACCAGAGCTAGAGACACCATCTGCAATGATCTCTACATCTATGATACCC GCACATCTCCTCCTCTGTGGTTCCACTTCCCCTGTGCAGATCGCGGGATGAAACGCGTGGGCCATCGCACCTGCCTTTGGAATGATCAGCTTTACCTGGTTGGGGGTTTTGGTGAGGATGGCAGGACAGCCAGTCCACAGGTTTGCGTTCTGGACTTCCTTATCTAA
- the KLHDC9 gene encoding kelch domain-containing protein 9 isoform X1 has product MAVAVPPGRAAGSGWAWRPVARDALLARAFHSCTELRGRFYLVGGLLAGGTREPSSDTVVFDPARGQAVRLGSRGSPPRSHHDAAPVGGRWLCVVGGWDGSRRLATVTALDTERDVWEAWTATPGDCPPTGLSSHTCTRISDRELQVAGREGGIHTQRRYGNIYTLRLDPSARTYCYKQEGCHIASRSGHCAALLQTPGPHPGHQLLLFGGCNLAEPEVARHWSHGKIKEEPPVAPHLMEKLARLVSSGQGSQKGPHGLRHHSCSVVGPFAVLFGGETLTRARDTICNDLYIYDTRTSPPLWFHFPCADRGMKRVGHRTCLWNDQLYLVGGFGEDGRTASPQVCVLDFLI; this is encoded by the exons ATGGCGGTGGCCGTGCCCCCGGGTCGGGCCGCAGGCTCAGGCTGGGCCTGGAGGCCAGTGGCGCGGGACGCGCTTTTGGCTAGGGCCTTCCATTCATGCACCGAACTGCGGGGACGGTTCTATCTCGTAGGTGGTCTCCTAGCAGGAGGAACGAGAGAGCCCAGCAGCGATACGGTGGTCTTCGACCCGGCGAGGGGCCAGGCCGTACGATTGGGATCCCGGGGCAGCCCCCCGCGCAGTCACCACGACGCGGCACCCGTGGGCGGGCGTTGGCTCTGCGTGGTGGGCGGCTGGGACGGGTCTCGCCGCCTGGCCACAGTGACCGCGCTGGACACAGAGCGCGATGTGTGGGAGGCGTGGACAGCGACCCCTGGTGACTGCCCCCCCACCGGCCTCAGTAGTCACACCTGCACCCGCATCTCTGACCGAGAGCTGCAGGTGGCTGGCCGGGAGGGCGGTATCCACACTCAGCGACGCTATGGAAATATCTACACATTAAGGCTGGACCCCAGCGCCCGCACGTATTG CTACAAGCAAGAAGGCTGCCACATAGCCTCACGCTCAGGTCACTGTGCGGCCCTGCTCCAAACTCCTGGACCCCATCCAGGTCATCAGCTATTGCTCTTCGGAGGTTGCAACTTAGCTGAACCAGAAGTAGCTAGGCATTGGAGTCATGGGAAAATAAAG GAGGAACCACCTGTTGCTCCTCATTTGATGGAAAAGCTTGCAAGGCTTGTGAGCAGTGGGCAGGGGTCCCAGAAGGGGCCCCATGGACTACGGCATCACTCGTGTTCTGTGGTTGGGCCCTTTGCTGTGCTGTTTGGTGGAGAAACTCTGACCAGAGCTAGAGACACCATCTGCAATGATCTCTACATCTATGATACCC GCACATCTCCTCCTCTGTGGTTCCACTTCCCCTGTGCAGATCGCGGGATGAAACGCGTGGGCCATCGCACCTGCCTTTGGAATGATCAGCTTTACCTGGTTGGGGGTTTTGGTGAGGATGGCAGGACAGCCAGTCCACAGGTTTGCGTTCTGGACTTCCTTATCTAA
- the KLHDC9 gene encoding kelch domain-containing protein 9 isoform X2, with product MAVAVPPGRAAGSGWAWRPVARDALLARAFHSCTELRGRFYLVGGLLAGGTREPSSDTVVFDPARGQAVRLGSRGSPPRSHHDAAPVGGRWLCVVGGWDGSRRLATVTALDTERDVWEAWTATPGDCPPTGLSSHTCTRISDRELQVAGREGGIHTQRRYGNIYTLRLDPSARTYWHISSSVVPLPLCRSRDETRGPSHLPLE from the exons ATGGCGGTGGCCGTGCCCCCGGGTCGGGCCGCAGGCTCAGGCTGGGCCTGGAGGCCAGTGGCGCGGGACGCGCTTTTGGCTAGGGCCTTCCATTCATGCACCGAACTGCGGGGACGGTTCTATCTCGTAGGTGGTCTCCTAGCAGGAGGAACGAGAGAGCCCAGCAGCGATACGGTGGTCTTCGACCCGGCGAGGGGCCAGGCCGTACGATTGGGATCCCGGGGCAGCCCCCCGCGCAGTCACCACGACGCGGCACCCGTGGGCGGGCGTTGGCTCTGCGTGGTGGGCGGCTGGGACGGGTCTCGCCGCCTGGCCACAGTGACCGCGCTGGACACAGAGCGCGATGTGTGGGAGGCGTGGACAGCGACCCCTGGTGACTGCCCCCCCACCGGCCTCAGTAGTCACACCTGCACCCGCATCTCTGACCGAGAGCTGCAGGTGGCTGGCCGGGAGGGCGGTATCCACACTCAGCGACGCTATGGAAATATCTACACATTAAGGCTGGACCCCAGCGCCCGCACGTATTG GCACATCTCCTCCTCTGTGGTTCCACTTCCCCTGTGCAGATCGCGGGATGAAACGCGTGGGCCATCGCACCTGCCTTTGGAATGA
- the NECTIN4 gene encoding nectin-4 isoform X3, with product MPLSLGAEMWGPEAWLLLLLLLASFTGRCPAGELETSDVVTVVLGQDAKLPCFYRGDSGEQVGQVAWARADAGEGAQELALLHSKYGLHVSPAYEGRVEQPPPPRNPLDGSVLLRNAVQADEGEYECRVSTFPAGSFQARLRLRVLVPPLPSLNPGPALEEGQGLTLAASCTAEGSPAPSVTWDTEVKGTTSSRSFKHSRSAAVTSEFHLVPSRSMNGQPLTCVVSHPGLLQDQRITHILHVSFLAEASVRGLEDQNLWHVGREGAMLKCLSEGQPPPSYNWTRLDGPLPSGVRVDGDTLGFPPLTTEHSGIYICHVSNEFSSRDSQVTVDVLADPQEDSGKQVDLVSASVVVVGVIAALLFCLLVVVVVLMSRYHRRKAQQMTQKYEEELTLTRENSIRRLHSHHTDPRSQSEEPEGRSYSTLTTVREIETQTELLSPGSGRTEEEEDQDEGIKQAMNHFVQENGTLRAKPTGNGIYINGRGHLV from the exons ATGCCCCTGTCCCTGGGAGCCGAGATGTGGGGGCCTGAggcctggctgctgctgctgctactgctggcATCGTTTACAG GCCGGTGCCCCGCGGGTGAGCTGGAGACCTCAGACGTGGTAACTGTGGTGCTGGGCCAGGACGCAAAATTGCCCTGCTTCTACAGAGGGGACTCCGGCGAGCAAGTGGGGCAAGTGGCATGGGCTCGGGCGGACGCGGGCGAAGGCGCCCAGGAActagcgctactgcactccaaatACGGGCTTCATGTGAGCCCGGCTTACGAGGGCCGCGTGGAGCAGCCGCCGCCTCCACGCAATCCCCTGGACGGCTCGGTGCTCCTGCGCAACGCAGTGCAGGCGGACGAGGGCGAGTACGAGTGCCGGGTTAGCACCTTCCCCGCCGGCAGCTTCCAGGCGCGGCTGCGGCTGCGAGTGCTGG TGCCTCCCCTGCCCTCACTGAATCCTGGGCCAGCACTAGAAGAGGGCCAGGGCCTGACCCTGGCGGCCTCCTGCACAGCTGagggcagcccagcccccagcgTGACCTGGGACACAGAGGTCAAAGGCACAACGTCCAGCCGTTCCTTCAAGCACTCCCGCTCTGCCGCTGTCACCTCAGAGTTCCACCTGGTGCCTAGCCGCAGCATGAATGGGCAGCCACTGACTTGTGTGGTGTCCCATCCTGGCTTGCTACAGGACCAAAGGATCACCCACATCCTCCACGTGTCCT TCCTTGCTGAGGCCTCTGTGAGGGGCCTTGAAGACCAAAATCTGTGGCACGTTGGCAGAGAAGGAGCTATGCTCAAGTGCTTGAGTGAAGGGCAGCCCCCTCCCTCATACAACTGGACACG gctggatgGGCCTCTGCCCAGTGGGGTACGAGTGGATGGGGACACTTTGGGCTTTCCCCCACTGACCACTGAGCACAGTGGCATCTACATCTGCCATGTCAGCAATGAGTTTTCCTCGAGGGATTCTCAGGTCACTGTGGATGTTCTTG CAGACCCCCAGGAAGACTCTGGGAAGCAGGTGGACCTAGTGTCAGCctcggtggtggtggtgggtgtgaTCGCCGCACTCTTGTTCTGCcttctggtggtggtggtggtgctcaTGTCCCGATACCATCGGCGCAAGGCCCAGCAGATGACCCAGAAATA TGAGGAGGAGCTGACCCTGACCAGGGAGAACTCCATCCGGAGGCTGCATTCCCATCACACGGACCCCAGGAGCCAG AGTGAAGAGCCTGAGGGCCGCAGTTACTCCACGCTGACCACGGTGAGGGAGATCGAAACACAGACTGAACTGCTGTCTCCAGGCTCTGGGCggactgaggaggaggaagatcaGGATGAAGGCATCAAACAGGCCATGAACCATTTTGTTCAGGAGAATGGGACCCTACGGGCCAAGCCCACAGGCAATGGCATCTACATCAATGGGCGGGGACACCTGGTCTGA
- the NECTIN4 gene encoding nectin-4 isoform X1 gives MPLSLGAEMWGPEAWLLLLLLLASFTGRCPAGELETSDVVTVVLGQDAKLPCFYRGDSGEQVGQVAWARADAGEGAQELALLHSKYGLHVSPAYEGRVEQPPPPRNPLDGSVLLRNAVQADEGEYECRVSTFPAGSFQARLRLRVLVPPLPSLNPGPALEEGQGLTLAASCTAEGSPAPSVTWDTEVKGTTSSRSFKHSRSAAVTSEFHLVPSRSMNGQPLTCVVSHPGLLQDQRITHILHVSFLAEASVRGLEDQNLWHVGREGAMLKCLSEGQPPPSYNWTRLDGPLPSGVRVDGDTLGFPPLTTEHSGIYICHVSNEFSSRDSQVTVDVLADPQEDSGKQVDLVSASVVVVGVIAALLFCLLVVVVVLMSRYHRRKAQQMTQKYEEELTLTRENSIRRLHSHHTDPRSQPEESVGLRAEGHPDSLKDNSSCSVMSEEPEGRSYSTLTTVREIETQTELLSPGSGRTEEEEDQDEGIKQAMNHFVQENGTLRAKPTGNGIYINGRGHLV, from the exons ATGCCCCTGTCCCTGGGAGCCGAGATGTGGGGGCCTGAggcctggctgctgctgctgctactgctggcATCGTTTACAG GCCGGTGCCCCGCGGGTGAGCTGGAGACCTCAGACGTGGTAACTGTGGTGCTGGGCCAGGACGCAAAATTGCCCTGCTTCTACAGAGGGGACTCCGGCGAGCAAGTGGGGCAAGTGGCATGGGCTCGGGCGGACGCGGGCGAAGGCGCCCAGGAActagcgctactgcactccaaatACGGGCTTCATGTGAGCCCGGCTTACGAGGGCCGCGTGGAGCAGCCGCCGCCTCCACGCAATCCCCTGGACGGCTCGGTGCTCCTGCGCAACGCAGTGCAGGCGGACGAGGGCGAGTACGAGTGCCGGGTTAGCACCTTCCCCGCCGGCAGCTTCCAGGCGCGGCTGCGGCTGCGAGTGCTGG TGCCTCCCCTGCCCTCACTGAATCCTGGGCCAGCACTAGAAGAGGGCCAGGGCCTGACCCTGGCGGCCTCCTGCACAGCTGagggcagcccagcccccagcgTGACCTGGGACACAGAGGTCAAAGGCACAACGTCCAGCCGTTCCTTCAAGCACTCCCGCTCTGCCGCTGTCACCTCAGAGTTCCACCTGGTGCCTAGCCGCAGCATGAATGGGCAGCCACTGACTTGTGTGGTGTCCCATCCTGGCTTGCTACAGGACCAAAGGATCACCCACATCCTCCACGTGTCCT TCCTTGCTGAGGCCTCTGTGAGGGGCCTTGAAGACCAAAATCTGTGGCACGTTGGCAGAGAAGGAGCTATGCTCAAGTGCTTGAGTGAAGGGCAGCCCCCTCCCTCATACAACTGGACACG gctggatgGGCCTCTGCCCAGTGGGGTACGAGTGGATGGGGACACTTTGGGCTTTCCCCCACTGACCACTGAGCACAGTGGCATCTACATCTGCCATGTCAGCAATGAGTTTTCCTCGAGGGATTCTCAGGTCACTGTGGATGTTCTTG CAGACCCCCAGGAAGACTCTGGGAAGCAGGTGGACCTAGTGTCAGCctcggtggtggtggtgggtgtgaTCGCCGCACTCTTGTTCTGCcttctggtggtggtggtggtgctcaTGTCCCGATACCATCGGCGCAAGGCCCAGCAGATGACCCAGAAATA TGAGGAGGAGCTGACCCTGACCAGGGAGAACTCCATCCGGAGGCTGCATTCCCATCACACGGACCCCAGGAGCCAG CCGGAGGAGAGTGTAGGGCTGAGAGCCGAGGGCCACCCTGATAGTCTCAAGGACAACAGTAGCTGCTCTGTGATG AGTGAAGAGCCTGAGGGCCGCAGTTACTCCACGCTGACCACGGTGAGGGAGATCGAAACACAGACTGAACTGCTGTCTCCAGGCTCTGGGCggactgaggaggaggaagatcaGGATGAAGGCATCAAACAGGCCATGAACCATTTTGTTCAGGAGAATGGGACCCTACGGGCCAAGCCCACAGGCAATGGCATCTACATCAATGGGCGGGGACACCTGGTCTGA
- the NECTIN4 gene encoding nectin-4 isoform X2 codes for MPLSLGAEMWGPEAWLLLLLLLASFTGRCPAGELETSDVVTVVLGQDAKLPCFYRGDSGEQVGQVAWARADAGEGAQELALLHSKYGLHVSPAYEGRVEQPPPPRNPLDGSVLLRNAVQADEGEYECRVSTFPAGSFQARLRLRVLVPPLPSLNPGPALEEGQGLTLAASCTAEGSPAPSVTWDTEVKGTTSSRSFKHSRSAAVTSEFHLVPSRSMNGQPLTCVVSHPGLLQDQRITHILHVSFLAEASVRGLEDQNLWHVGREGAMLKCLSEGQPPPSYNWTRLDGPLPSGVRVDGDTLGFPPLTTEHSGIYICHVSNEFSSRDSQVTVDVLDPQEDSGKQVDLVSASVVVVGVIAALLFCLLVVVVVLMSRYHRRKAQQMTQKYEEELTLTRENSIRRLHSHHTDPRSQPEESVGLRAEGHPDSLKDNSSCSVMSEEPEGRSYSTLTTVREIETQTELLSPGSGRTEEEEDQDEGIKQAMNHFVQENGTLRAKPTGNGIYINGRGHLV; via the exons ATGCCCCTGTCCCTGGGAGCCGAGATGTGGGGGCCTGAggcctggctgctgctgctgctactgctggcATCGTTTACAG GCCGGTGCCCCGCGGGTGAGCTGGAGACCTCAGACGTGGTAACTGTGGTGCTGGGCCAGGACGCAAAATTGCCCTGCTTCTACAGAGGGGACTCCGGCGAGCAAGTGGGGCAAGTGGCATGGGCTCGGGCGGACGCGGGCGAAGGCGCCCAGGAActagcgctactgcactccaaatACGGGCTTCATGTGAGCCCGGCTTACGAGGGCCGCGTGGAGCAGCCGCCGCCTCCACGCAATCCCCTGGACGGCTCGGTGCTCCTGCGCAACGCAGTGCAGGCGGACGAGGGCGAGTACGAGTGCCGGGTTAGCACCTTCCCCGCCGGCAGCTTCCAGGCGCGGCTGCGGCTGCGAGTGCTGG TGCCTCCCCTGCCCTCACTGAATCCTGGGCCAGCACTAGAAGAGGGCCAGGGCCTGACCCTGGCGGCCTCCTGCACAGCTGagggcagcccagcccccagcgTGACCTGGGACACAGAGGTCAAAGGCACAACGTCCAGCCGTTCCTTCAAGCACTCCCGCTCTGCCGCTGTCACCTCAGAGTTCCACCTGGTGCCTAGCCGCAGCATGAATGGGCAGCCACTGACTTGTGTGGTGTCCCATCCTGGCTTGCTACAGGACCAAAGGATCACCCACATCCTCCACGTGTCCT TCCTTGCTGAGGCCTCTGTGAGGGGCCTTGAAGACCAAAATCTGTGGCACGTTGGCAGAGAAGGAGCTATGCTCAAGTGCTTGAGTGAAGGGCAGCCCCCTCCCTCATACAACTGGACACG gctggatgGGCCTCTGCCCAGTGGGGTACGAGTGGATGGGGACACTTTGGGCTTTCCCCCACTGACCACTGAGCACAGTGGCATCTACATCTGCCATGTCAGCAATGAGTTTTCCTCGAGGGATTCTCAGGTCACTGTGGATGTTCTTG ACCCCCAGGAAGACTCTGGGAAGCAGGTGGACCTAGTGTCAGCctcggtggtggtggtgggtgtgaTCGCCGCACTCTTGTTCTGCcttctggtggtggtggtggtgctcaTGTCCCGATACCATCGGCGCAAGGCCCAGCAGATGACCCAGAAATA TGAGGAGGAGCTGACCCTGACCAGGGAGAACTCCATCCGGAGGCTGCATTCCCATCACACGGACCCCAGGAGCCAG CCGGAGGAGAGTGTAGGGCTGAGAGCCGAGGGCCACCCTGATAGTCTCAAGGACAACAGTAGCTGCTCTGTGATG AGTGAAGAGCCTGAGGGCCGCAGTTACTCCACGCTGACCACGGTGAGGGAGATCGAAACACAGACTGAACTGCTGTCTCCAGGCTCTGGGCggactgaggaggaggaagatcaGGATGAAGGCATCAAACAGGCCATGAACCATTTTGTTCAGGAGAATGGGACCCTACGGGCCAAGCCCACAGGCAATGGCATCTACATCAATGGGCGGGGACACCTGGTCTGA
- the NECTIN4 gene encoding nectin-4 isoform X4 produces MPLSLGAEMWGPEAWLLLLLLLASFTGRCPAGELETSDVVTVVLGQDAKLPCFYRGDSGEQVGQVAWARADAGEGAQELALLHSKYGLHVSPAYEGRVEQPPPPRNPLDGSVLLRNAVQADEGEYECRVSTFPAGSFQARLRLRVLVPPLPSLNPGPALEEGQGLTLAASCTAEGSPAPSVTWDTEVKGTTSSRSFKHSRSAAVTSEFHLVPSRSMNGQPLTCVVSHPGLLQDQRITHILHVSFLAEASVRGLEDQNLWHVGREGAMLKCLSEGQPPPSYNWTRLDGPLPSGVRVDGDTLGFPPLTTEHSGIYICHVSNEFSSRDSQVTVDVLDPQEDSGKQVDLVSASVVVVGVIAALLFCLLVVVVVLMSRYHRRKAQQMTQKYEEELTLTRENSIRRLHSHHTDPRSQSEEPEGRSYSTLTTVREIETQTELLSPGSGRTEEEEDQDEGIKQAMNHFVQENGTLRAKPTGNGIYINGRGHLV; encoded by the exons ATGCCCCTGTCCCTGGGAGCCGAGATGTGGGGGCCTGAggcctggctgctgctgctgctactgctggcATCGTTTACAG GCCGGTGCCCCGCGGGTGAGCTGGAGACCTCAGACGTGGTAACTGTGGTGCTGGGCCAGGACGCAAAATTGCCCTGCTTCTACAGAGGGGACTCCGGCGAGCAAGTGGGGCAAGTGGCATGGGCTCGGGCGGACGCGGGCGAAGGCGCCCAGGAActagcgctactgcactccaaatACGGGCTTCATGTGAGCCCGGCTTACGAGGGCCGCGTGGAGCAGCCGCCGCCTCCACGCAATCCCCTGGACGGCTCGGTGCTCCTGCGCAACGCAGTGCAGGCGGACGAGGGCGAGTACGAGTGCCGGGTTAGCACCTTCCCCGCCGGCAGCTTCCAGGCGCGGCTGCGGCTGCGAGTGCTGG TGCCTCCCCTGCCCTCACTGAATCCTGGGCCAGCACTAGAAGAGGGCCAGGGCCTGACCCTGGCGGCCTCCTGCACAGCTGagggcagcccagcccccagcgTGACCTGGGACACAGAGGTCAAAGGCACAACGTCCAGCCGTTCCTTCAAGCACTCCCGCTCTGCCGCTGTCACCTCAGAGTTCCACCTGGTGCCTAGCCGCAGCATGAATGGGCAGCCACTGACTTGTGTGGTGTCCCATCCTGGCTTGCTACAGGACCAAAGGATCACCCACATCCTCCACGTGTCCT TCCTTGCTGAGGCCTCTGTGAGGGGCCTTGAAGACCAAAATCTGTGGCACGTTGGCAGAGAAGGAGCTATGCTCAAGTGCTTGAGTGAAGGGCAGCCCCCTCCCTCATACAACTGGACACG gctggatgGGCCTCTGCCCAGTGGGGTACGAGTGGATGGGGACACTTTGGGCTTTCCCCCACTGACCACTGAGCACAGTGGCATCTACATCTGCCATGTCAGCAATGAGTTTTCCTCGAGGGATTCTCAGGTCACTGTGGATGTTCTTG ACCCCCAGGAAGACTCTGGGAAGCAGGTGGACCTAGTGTCAGCctcggtggtggtggtgggtgtgaTCGCCGCACTCTTGTTCTGCcttctggtggtggtggtggtgctcaTGTCCCGATACCATCGGCGCAAGGCCCAGCAGATGACCCAGAAATA TGAGGAGGAGCTGACCCTGACCAGGGAGAACTCCATCCGGAGGCTGCATTCCCATCACACGGACCCCAGGAGCCAG AGTGAAGAGCCTGAGGGCCGCAGTTACTCCACGCTGACCACGGTGAGGGAGATCGAAACACAGACTGAACTGCTGTCTCCAGGCTCTGGGCggactgaggaggaggaagatcaGGATGAAGGCATCAAACAGGCCATGAACCATTTTGTTCAGGAGAATGGGACCCTACGGGCCAAGCCCACAGGCAATGGCATCTACATCAATGGGCGGGGACACCTGGTCTGA
- the NECTIN4 gene encoding nectin-4 isoform X5, which produces MPLSLGAEMWGPEAWLLLLLLLASFTGRCPAGELETSDVVTVVLGQDAKLPCFYRGDSGEQVGQVAWARADAGEGAQELALLHSKYGLHVSPAYEGRVEQPPPPRNPLDGSVLLRNAVQADEGEYECRVSTFPAGSFQARLRLRVLVPPLPSLNPGPALEEGQGLTLAASCTAEGSPAPSVTWDTEVKGTTSSRSFKHSRSAAVTSEFHLVPSRSMNGQPLTCVVSHPGLLQDQRITHILHVSFLAEASVRGLEDQNLWHVGREGAMLKCLSEGQPPPSYNWTRLDGPLPSGVRVDGDTLGFPPLTTEHSGIYICHVSNEFSSRDSQVTVDVLADPQEDSGKQVDLVSASVVVVGVIAALLFCLLVVVVVLMSRYHRRKAQQMTQK; this is translated from the exons ATGCCCCTGTCCCTGGGAGCCGAGATGTGGGGGCCTGAggcctggctgctgctgctgctactgctggcATCGTTTACAG GCCGGTGCCCCGCGGGTGAGCTGGAGACCTCAGACGTGGTAACTGTGGTGCTGGGCCAGGACGCAAAATTGCCCTGCTTCTACAGAGGGGACTCCGGCGAGCAAGTGGGGCAAGTGGCATGGGCTCGGGCGGACGCGGGCGAAGGCGCCCAGGAActagcgctactgcactccaaatACGGGCTTCATGTGAGCCCGGCTTACGAGGGCCGCGTGGAGCAGCCGCCGCCTCCACGCAATCCCCTGGACGGCTCGGTGCTCCTGCGCAACGCAGTGCAGGCGGACGAGGGCGAGTACGAGTGCCGGGTTAGCACCTTCCCCGCCGGCAGCTTCCAGGCGCGGCTGCGGCTGCGAGTGCTGG TGCCTCCCCTGCCCTCACTGAATCCTGGGCCAGCACTAGAAGAGGGCCAGGGCCTGACCCTGGCGGCCTCCTGCACAGCTGagggcagcccagcccccagcgTGACCTGGGACACAGAGGTCAAAGGCACAACGTCCAGCCGTTCCTTCAAGCACTCCCGCTCTGCCGCTGTCACCTCAGAGTTCCACCTGGTGCCTAGCCGCAGCATGAATGGGCAGCCACTGACTTGTGTGGTGTCCCATCCTGGCTTGCTACAGGACCAAAGGATCACCCACATCCTCCACGTGTCCT TCCTTGCTGAGGCCTCTGTGAGGGGCCTTGAAGACCAAAATCTGTGGCACGTTGGCAGAGAAGGAGCTATGCTCAAGTGCTTGAGTGAAGGGCAGCCCCCTCCCTCATACAACTGGACACG gctggatgGGCCTCTGCCCAGTGGGGTACGAGTGGATGGGGACACTTTGGGCTTTCCCCCACTGACCACTGAGCACAGTGGCATCTACATCTGCCATGTCAGCAATGAGTTTTCCTCGAGGGATTCTCAGGTCACTGTGGATGTTCTTG CAGACCCCCAGGAAGACTCTGGGAAGCAGGTGGACCTAGTGTCAGCctcggtggtggtggtgggtgtgaTCGCCGCACTCTTGTTCTGCcttctggtggtggtggtggtgctcaTGTCCCGATACCATCGGCGCAAGGCCCAGCAGATGACCCAGAAATA G